Part of the Gammaproteobacteria bacterium genome, ATCGCAGGTTGACGTACTCCGTTGCAAACAGGATCCGTCCAACAACCCCAAGGCAGTTCATGCCTGGGAAATCTGCAATACCCGTCCAGAGATCGCGCACTTCAGGGACGAGGTCTCTGAGGTGGTCGGCCGCCTGCTGACCACGCACGTTCGTTGTGTCGTGGTTGTCGACGATACCGG contains:
- a CDS encoding CBS domain-containing protein — protein: SQVDVLRCKQDPSNNPKAVHAWEICNTRPEIAHFRDEVSEVVGRLLTTHVRCVVVVDDTGTIVGLVHHEDLLKGMLQQETDPAAITPERPSPAPTLAAGNEQN